The Corythoichthys intestinalis isolate RoL2023-P3 chromosome 1, ASM3026506v1, whole genome shotgun sequence genomic interval CTCCGCTTTCTGTTTGATGAACGGCATCTCCGACTCCTCCTCCTGTTTAATGTGGAGGGGATTGTGCTTCTAAAGGTGAAGATCTTCTTCAGTAACATCTGCGGGACACTGGgtggggaggggggaaaaaaaatcacgtgATTTGCTAAGGTCAAGCTTTTGCCATCATTTTCATGTTAATTGATGGGAAAATTCCTCAactttcaagatgcttatttcttccaccatcattattttttgaacaatatttagctggtaacaagtgaaaaaaGCTGGCCTCAtctccggatcatcagttaaacaggggtgtccaaactttttgcaaagggggccagatttggtgtgctaaaaatgtggggggctaccttggctgatttacgtagaacaatatatttaaacaaaccaagcccttctgtgtgtcacatttgctttattttttttttaattcataatttcaacaatctcacctttgtggcgttctctgtcgacactcgggctcttgcgaaatactgctgctgtgaaattaaactagcttcaagttgctttcatttctcgctgtgtatcttccctgtaatgttgtcgtacatgtcagcgtgtcttgtttgataatattgcgtcacatcaaactctttgaaaacagcgaccgttctcttgttgcgtattttattgaagaaatagtccaatatccacctatccttgaagcgtcggccatcgcagtcaactttttttttttattgattgtcgccattttagataattggaagtaaagggtcacacgaggtaatgttgcttagagtgctgctcttaaagtttttcaaaatttcgtgagaatttctgtggacaagatagttgtagatatcagggtagcagatgtcaggcagggacggcgaagacagcggatcgaaaaatatcgatttaggcatcaaatatggatctggcaaatggatcgaccgaaacttaacgccttttatgcaacacatccaatgactttacagcgtctgaaagcaccggggcttccatgaattgcactataaattgcacgacacattgaaaccattgagaattagGCTCGagtgtatgacgtggcactcgcgaggtttccgccgctatcgccattgtggaagcgagaaacataaactgaggcatttcaacacaggtcgctctttaaaaatggttggaaattattgtgcggtaaagaattgcaacaaccgatcgaatagaaaggagaatgtacagctcgacggaacaccactgagtttcttccggatccctacgtggagaaaaggcgagggaaagctcatatctgaacttaccaaacgtcgaagaatggcatgggtggcctcgatcagaaggaagggcataaagtttgattctccagttacacactgagtttgctctatgcacttccactccggtaagttaatttcgtttgtttacgcaaatttcagtaactttacgcccCAAGtctgcctgttgttagctatagctacagctaaacaactaacatgcatacatgtgcattgtcttcataagacataattcctgtcgctGCTAAGTGAAAAAGATGTAATATTTTGAcatgagagagtggcaaagaatttgtacacaggctacattttatgcaacaaaaaatttgtacatccgtggtcacagactaatgtaaacacacattgcctacctttgctagaaagatggtgttgccgtttgctatggtcataatgtgaagatcctgcacccatccgcagcaaaactgttcgtagctttgtagcgatttgtagtttcggaattgctgatgagtgtagtaacatacaccaaacactaaatacagcatgatgtccatttcgcgtagtggtggaagcttgtcgacatctttattccatttgtgttcggcttgctcgtgagggtcaacattgttcacatccttaaaattgctcacatatcggTCCTTCGCCGCGGTAACAAGTttgttatcgaactggcaagttttccctacatttttccatctttggcactcgtagttcaattatatttgccgttaagtttaaatgtcccgtgatgcagacgtgcttccgcaatcgctgcgttgtcgcaaatctcgcacgatcccgtgctgctgtgacgtaaacgctcgagcctaatacggacacacaaggacggacaatatggcggcacaatacagcgacacgtcattgtgtgacgttggtgagtggggtctatagacccacgtgacgtcacaactccgctctcctgactggtgccgcccacttgtccgtcaacacatcgtgttgacctgttactgttacggcgtgtttttctgctcgttaacattaataatcaaaatggtgaaggcgtgtgtggcggtcggttgcaataacagagaagatagatggagagacttggaagttctaccggattccgagagacacggagaggagagagcgagatgggctgctgcaattcgacgagaaaactgggctccaaacgattaccacagattatgtagtagtcattttatatctggtaagatgcatttaatatatatttagagggttttgggctgacaaccacaattaagatcattgctaggctaatcgccgacaacatacacgtatgtatgcagtgagagtgctatcgctaaaccatataaacattaaaagccctaactccattgacaaacgacatgaaatacattagacttgacagtggatgttagcaagaacaaaagattttgaattgaaaatttagtaactcaccttccgagcacaagattcctgccgaattttcgtgtacgaggacctgtttcacccaaccagcaacgtagcatttataagcctcagagcagaaaaacacgccgtaaataggaggaatgtaagtagccgtaacaggtcaacacgatgtgttgacggacaagtgggcggcaccagtcaggagagcggaattatttttactgtttttagtcTTCAATTTgtcttattgtttttttaaatgattacacggcgaccttgagtgccagaaaggcgccttcaaataaaatgtattattttacaaTTGAATGTTATCACTCAAATGTTAACCGAGCGAGCCCCTCTGAAAACAAAATCCAAGGCAATCGAAATGCGTTAGCGCGTCTTGGCTAGAGAgctaagcttaaaaaaaattttaaaaaaaagttttgcaaaCCTGGGAAGCTATTACATAAAGACAAACGACTTCCACTAAGCCTTAGGGTAGGACGTTTTAGTCCATTGAATTCTTACTTGGGTACTTACCCAATAACAATGCTTTGAAGGTGCTCGTTTGGTTAAGAGAAGGGAACGCGAAAGAATTTCTGCAAGTGTGGCGAGGGTACACGGATGTTGCGTCaagtgaaccggaagtagaaacgttgaggcgctgaaacttcagtgtcATACATTAAAGCGTTCGGAATTAAAACTACTTCACATCACTCGACtccaaaaatatttaataaataaagtaaataaatcCCAATTTGAGTCATAACGATCAATCATCAATGACTCAATTTTGAAGGCTCAGGACTAAACGTAAACCTATACTTTGAAAGTTCGGTCTTTCTTCAACATACTGTTCTGCTTCTGATGCACTTCTTCCGTCAAAGAACATAACGATGAACTTGCTTCATTTTGAAGCATTGAAGCTTCTTAGGCTCCCTTGGTTTAGCTTGACTCGCTAAGTCGCCAGCCACGAGCActaattattcaaaaaatacgaAAAAAAGAAGAGTGCAAGGAAAAACAACATCGAGGCGCAAGGAACGGCCAGGAGAGGTCGCTGTTGGCAAAAGCCTCCACTCAAAGCAGGTTGTGTCACTTCAGTTTAACAAATTCAATATGTAACTGCTtcatgattttctggggggaaattttgcatttgtattttttttcaatgttatttcATAAAACAATTGATAAATTAATACAATGGCaataaaaactaaactaaattaaataattaaagttAAATTTATTCAAAATACAAAACACTGCACATCGGCTATGTTCCCAAGTGACACTCTAAAGCTGATTTTTATATCGAATAGAGAAGAGCTCTAAAAAATGGTTCACAAAAGAGGACGTATGGGGGGGAAATGaagagtaattaaaaaaaaaaattcaagtcaTTCTATAATGaatcagagtggaaaataataCAATGCACAAGACTAATAAAGACATCTTCCCTGAAACCATTTAAATAAAGTTTGGAAACTgaacaaacaataaacaaagGGAAGCGCAGCATCAAAGTTGTTCAAATAATAACACAGGCCTATTATTGAAATACATCGTCCTTGGCTATATAAGCCTTTTGTGTCCTAAAGGAAATATTCCAAacagatgttaaaaaaaaattccattgtgaacattaaactgtATGAGGTCGCAAACTACAGCCAATTTCTATATTCTGACACTTGCAATGGATTCAACAACCTCAGTTGAGctacaaatatataaatacttAATGCGCAAATTTAAATGTTGACCAGTGTAATAAGTTTTATTTGAAAGCACCTTTCAAGACACTCAGGGTCACTTTTCAACAGGTTTCAACAGCAACAAATAGAGGAGACCAGAGCTAGATCTGAGTCAAAGTAGCAGAAAAGTCATAATACAAAACAGAACGGAAAATCAAGCTTGATATGAAGTAACCTAACCTAAACTAAACCAAATTCATTTGATTAAAAACAATTACATAAATCAAGAACATTGGATCGTTGTGAAAAAGACCAAGACATGAAAATCATTTCAACTTTTCCAAAAGAGGCTCAAGGGAACCTCGTTAAGAAAATTGAAATGCTTTTTCCACTGTAAACGTGTGGGATGTTTGAATATCTTGTTAAACATTGCAATTCAAAGATTTTTCCTCAGTGTGGCTTCTTGCTTGCGATACTAAATGTcccttctgagtgaatcttttaccataaAATGAGCGTTAAAAAGGTCTCTATTCAATGTGTGTTCTTACATGTCTGTTTAAAATACCTTTCTGATTGAATCTTTTTTGACAAACTCAGCAggtaaaaggcttctctccagtgtgtgtgcttgtgtgtgcaTTTAAACTTCTCTTctcggtgaatcttttaccacaatatgtgcagacaaaaggcttttctccagtgtgtgtgcgcATATGTTTTACGACATCAGGCTTCCGAGAAAATCCTTTGTTGCATagagtgcaggcaaaaggcttctctccagaatGTGTTCTTGCATGTGTGTTTAAATGTCCCTTctcggtgaatcttttaccacaacatgtgcaggcaaaaggcttttctccagtgtgtgttcgcaTATGCCTTTCGACATCAGGCTTCCGAGAAAATCCTTTGTTGCAAAGagtgcaggcgaaaggcttcactccactgtgtgtgcttgtgtggtGGTTCAAATTTCCCTTctgggtgaatcttttaccacaaaatgtgcagacaaaaggcttttctccagtatgTGTAAGCTCATGCAATTTTAAATGAGTCGTCCGAGAAAATTCTTTGTTGCAAAGagtgcaggcgaaaggcttctctcgaGTATGTGTTCTTGCGTGTTTGCGTAAATTTCCCTTGTCGAtgaattttttaccacaagatgtgcaaacaaaaggcttttctccagtgtgtgtacgctcaTGTGTTATCAAATGAGACTTGTCAGAAAATCTTTTGTTGCAAAGTGTGCAGACAAAAAGCTTTTCTTCAGTGTGGCgtcttgtgtgtttgtttaaatgtGCCATCAGTGTGAATCTTTTGCCACAAAGTGAGCagccaaaaggcttctctccactgTGTGTACTTGTGTGCTGGTTCAAAAGTTTCTTctgggtgaatcttttaccacaaaatgtgcagacaaaaggcttttctccagtgtgtgtgtgcCTATGTGCTACTAAATGTGCCTTTTGTGTGAATCTTTTGCTACAAAGTGAGCagccaaaaggcttctctccactgtgtgtgcttgtgtggtGGTTCAAATTTCCCTTctgggtgaatcttttaccacaacatgtgcagacgaaaggcttttctccagtgtgtgtacgctcaTGTGTTATCAAATGAGACTTGTCAGAAAATCTTTTGTTGCAAAGTGTGCAGACAAAAAGCTTTTCTTCAGTGTGGCgtcttgtgtgtttgtttaaatgtGCCTTCTGTGTGAATCTTTTGCCACAATGTGAGCaaccaaaaggcttctctccactgtgtgtgcttgtgtgctGGTTCAAAAGTCTCTTctgggtgaatcttttaccacaacatgtgcagacaaaaAGCTTTTCTCCTATGTGTGTACGTTTATGTGCTATTAAATTAGACTTGTGCGAAAATCTTTTGTTGCAGAGTGTGCAGCCAAACGGTTTCTCACCCGCACATTCTTTTGAGTCTCTTTTCAATGATGACTTCTTTAAGGATTTCGAAGCATTTGGTTCAAAGTCATCATCCTGCTCATCAGTGTTTAAGTCAGAAGAGTGTGATGTTATGTCATCGCTGTCTGAGAGTGGAGCTAATAGGCCGTCCGGTTGCGATCGTTCTTCTCCTTTTGTTGTCAGGTGCTGAAATGAGCCGTCAGTCGAGTGTTTCGCTGTACCGCTCTCTTTGCTTGGATCTTCATCGACTTCATTTTTCACACTGACGGTCATTGGAAACTTGGGAATTTCATCttcctgttcttcttctttaatgtAGGGAGCGTGTGGCTCCGCTTCCTGTTTGATGTACAACATTATCGACTCCTCCTCCTGTTTAAAGTGGAGTGGATCGTGTTTCTCAGGGTGGAGGTCTTCTTCAGTAATGTGTGTGGGACACTgggtgggaagaaaaaaaaatcacgtgatTTGCTAAAGTCGAGCTTTTGCCATTAGTTTGAAGTT includes:
- the LOC130923650 gene encoding gastrula zinc finger protein XlCGF26.1-like isoform X1, which produces MHIWREQTTTTDAWRDHDEWHPKFLEPECPTHITEEDLHPEKHDPLHFKQEEESIMLYIKQEAEPHAPYIKEEEQEDEIPKFPMTVSVKNEVDEDPSKESGTAKHSTDGSFQHLTTKGEERSQPDGLLAPLSDSDDITSHSSDLNTDEQDDDFEPNASKSLKKSSLKRDSKECAGEKPFGCTLCNKRFSHKSNLIAHKRTHIGEKLFVCTCCGKRFTQKRLLNQHTSTHSGEKPFGCSHCGKRFTQKAHLNKHTRRHTEEKLFVCTLCNKRFSDKSHLITHERTHTGEKPFVCTCCGKRFTQKGNLNHHTSTHSGEKPFGCSLCSKRFTQKAHLVAHRHTHTGEKPFVCTFCGKRFTQKKLLNQHTSTHSGEKPFGCSLCGKRFTLMAHLNKHTRRHTEEKLFVCTLCNKRFSDKSHLITHERTHTGEKPFVCTSCGKKFIDKGNLRKHARTHTREKPFACTLCNKEFSRTTHLKLHELTHTGEKPFVCTFCGKRFTQKGNLNHHTSTHSGVKPFACTLCNKGFSRKPDVERHMRTHTGEKPFACTCCGKRFTEKGHLNTHARTHSGEKPFACTLCNKGFSRKPDVVKHMRTHTGEKPFVCTYCGKRFTEKRSLNAHTSTHTGEKPFTC
- the LOC130923650 gene encoding gastrula zinc finger protein XlCGF26.1-like isoform X2, giving the protein MLYIKQEAEPHAPYIKEEEQEDEIPKFPMTVSVKNEVDEDPSKESGTAKHSTDGSFQHLTTKGEERSQPDGLLAPLSDSDDITSHSSDLNTDEQDDDFEPNASKSLKKSSLKRDSKECAGEKPFGCTLCNKRFSHKSNLIAHKRTHIGEKLFVCTCCGKRFTQKRLLNQHTSTHSGEKPFGCSHCGKRFTQKAHLNKHTRRHTEEKLFVCTLCNKRFSDKSHLITHERTHTGEKPFVCTCCGKRFTQKGNLNHHTSTHSGEKPFGCSLCSKRFTQKAHLVAHRHTHTGEKPFVCTFCGKRFTQKKLLNQHTSTHSGEKPFGCSLCGKRFTLMAHLNKHTRRHTEEKLFVCTLCNKRFSDKSHLITHERTHTGEKPFVCTSCGKKFIDKGNLRKHARTHTREKPFACTLCNKEFSRTTHLKLHELTHTGEKPFVCTFCGKRFTQKGNLNHHTSTHSGVKPFACTLCNKGFSRKPDVERHMRTHTGEKPFACTCCGKRFTEKGHLNTHARTHSGEKPFACTLCNKGFSRKPDVVKHMRTHTGEKPFVCTYCGKRFTEKRSLNAHTSTHTGEKPFTC